TCGCCGCCTCGCGCCTGGTGTGCCGCGAGGGGGTGTACCATGCCCTGGCCCGCAACTTCGTGGCGGCGGAGGCGGCGCGCAGCCTGCCGCCCCCGCGCGGCGGCGCCTGACCGTCAGGTGCGGGCCGCGAAGGCCTCCACCCTGGCGGTGGGGCCGGCGACGATCAGCAGGTCGCCTTCGCGGATCAGGGTTTCCGGCAGGCCGGGCTCGAACCCGCCGCGCAGCCGCTTGATGCCCACCACCGTGACGCCCTGCTCGCTGCGCCAGCCGCACTGCGCCAGGGTGCGGCCCACGGCGCCGCGCGGCGCGCAGGTCTTGACGATGGCATAGCCGTCTTCCAGCTCGATGAAGTCGATCATCTTGCCAGTGACCAGATGCGCCACCCGCTCGCCCATGGTGGCCTCGGGGTAGATCACGTGGTGCGCGCCGGTGCGCTCCAGGATGCGGCCGTGCTTGCTGCCCAGCGCCTTGGCCCAAATGTCGGGCACGCCAAGCTCGTCCAGCGCCAGTACGGTCAGCACGCTGGCCTCGATATCCGTGCCGATCCCGACGATGGCGTGGCGGAAGTCATGCACGCCGAGCGAGCGCAGCGTGTCCCCGTTGGTGGCGTCCGCCTGCACCACGTGGGTCAGCCGGTCGGCCCATTGCTGCACCAGCTCGGCGCTTTCGTCGATGCCGAGCACGTCGTGCCCGAGGCGCAACAGCGATTCCGCGACGGCGCCGCCGAAGCGGCCGAGGCCTATCACGGCGATGCCGTCGGTCATGCCAGAGCTTCTAGCCAACGATCGGTCGCTCCTCGGGAAAGCGGTACAGGCGGCGGGTGCGGCGCAGCGCCAGGGCAGTGACCACGGTGACGGTGCC
This genomic interval from Roseomonas haemaphysalidis contains the following:
- a CDS encoding potassium channel family protein, whose translation is MTDGIAVIGLGRFGGAVAESLLRLGHDVLGIDESAELVQQWADRLTHVVQADATNGDTLRSLGVHDFRHAIVGIGTDIEASVLTVLALDELGVPDIWAKALGSKHGRILERTGAHHVIYPEATMGERVAHLVTGKMIDFIELEDGYAIVKTCAPRGAVGRTLAQCGWRSEQGVTVVGIKRLRGGFEPGLPETLIREGDLLIVAGPTARVEAFAART